The proteins below are encoded in one region of Peribacillus muralis:
- a CDS encoding NAD(P)H-quinone oxidoreductase produces MKAVVVKKPGGPEQLQFQDFSMPKLENGEILIKVKASAINRTDIVSREGKSGYTANPILGIEVSGEVVEKAAGANIDIGSRVMGLVNGGGYAEYAVMPADRAMKIPDNLSFEEAAAIPEVFLTAYQTLFWLGGLTDKETVLIHAGGSGVGTAAIQLAKKLTKAKIITTAGSKEKLDFCRSLGADVCINYKEQSFDEEVLSATNNLGVDVILDFIGASYWEKNLNSIKTDGRWVLIGILGGTIVEKVNLMELLLKRVQLKGTLLTPRSDTYKKELTEEFVSKVMPLFLKNEMKAIVDRVFPFTEIQRAHEHMEANKNLGKIILKVNE; encoded by the coding sequence ATGAAAGCTGTAGTGGTAAAAAAACCGGGTGGTCCAGAGCAATTACAGTTTCAGGATTTTTCTATGCCTAAGCTCGAAAACGGAGAAATCTTAATAAAGGTGAAGGCTTCTGCAATCAATAGGACCGATATAGTGTCACGGGAAGGTAAATCGGGTTACACGGCCAATCCAATATTAGGGATTGAGGTTTCTGGAGAAGTAGTTGAAAAAGCGGCTGGTGCAAACATAGATATAGGGTCAAGGGTAATGGGTCTTGTGAATGGCGGCGGTTATGCGGAATATGCTGTGATGCCTGCAGACAGGGCAATGAAGATACCGGATAACCTGTCATTTGAAGAGGCGGCAGCTATACCGGAAGTATTCTTGACCGCGTACCAAACTTTATTTTGGTTAGGCGGATTAACGGATAAAGAAACCGTATTGATTCATGCAGGCGGAAGCGGTGTCGGCACGGCAGCTATCCAGCTGGCTAAGAAATTGACAAAAGCAAAGATCATCACAACAGCAGGGTCAAAGGAAAAATTGGATTTCTGTCGCTCTCTGGGAGCCGATGTTTGCATCAATTATAAAGAACAATCTTTCGATGAGGAAGTATTGAGTGCCACCAATAATCTAGGAGTGGATGTCATCCTTGATTTCATCGGTGCTTCTTATTGGGAGAAAAATCTTAACAGCATAAAAACAGATGGGCGCTGGGTATTGATCGGTATCCTTGGTGGAACCATTGTCGAAAAAGTGAACCTTATGGAACTGCTCTTGAAAAGGGTGCAATTAAAAGGCACCTTATTGACTCCCCGAAGTGATACGTATAAAAAAGAGTTGACGGAGGAGTTCGTTTCAAAAGTGATGCCGCTGTTCCTCAAAAATGAAATGAAGGCAATCGTGGACCGTGTCTTCCCTTTTACAGAAATCCAAAGGGCCCATGAACATATGGAGGCCAATAAGAACTTAGGTAAAATCATTTTGAAGGTGAATGAGTGA